The following are encoded together in the Buteo buteo chromosome 2, bButBut1.hap1.1, whole genome shotgun sequence genome:
- the ZNF438 gene encoding zinc finger protein 438 isoform X3, producing the protein MLTSGVVSCLQSSLPEQNTPISAAGSKPLVVPTQNYAVMQVAGHEGTFSLLALPYVAPALTQQVQQSNVTPSENLKLPIPRYQSVRNKFLSDKKLAQISVSGAHNKIPTKALISSQTSPVTTLTEDCPETHSSSDSTEQVMLTDSDSAEMTVAALVNKSNCVESGCPLVNKTEIANGSVSGPSVVKDSLSKQASTINPMKLSLHSVKTASETTRESFITSEKLKENPTNSANSVAVLSPAVFGSTVQMTPLAPKGKLPILPYSRMKNSVFCKFKQNTNVTDVSGPSLRSECEKIPSLAKTFHVPTKASDKRLAVSFIQVPKQTVRESTFSPSNKVDVDSLKKLNSAASKRRGRKRRAPDDLLAFQTKRRKCIINKFREGRERAKVDLQPPEDKKAEAVKKYRSIRPKPVVVVQAFAPLTAAAIVETPSPEQLDQDIVLNSSLPNKYLSYKQSDATSVKSSDLSRSASSAVPKPSHKCHVCNHIFQFKHHLQDHMNTHTNKRPYSCRICRKAYIHSGSLSTHMKLHHNEGKPKKLVCCEFCAKVFGHAKVYFGHLREVHRVVISTEPSSSEQQLQDALKKRDTNIKEAEEATERGNKCNFEDLFHNPGEVKLQIKCGRCQFIAQSFGEMKFHLLCSHGEEIQGRVKEGVLQGNRGAKGELIKHATHFWKQCNERRHLAKCSAREEEFYTFPKLKRQIYFHHQNNVDMLSRNELTQSGSGEAAKEMQNVGFGTQSKKIEIWSKAGYNCILCKQLFGRKEDLCNHWQSRHNCEDPSTLWTIFSLLSKQGIIELSSSGEY; encoded by the exons ATGTTAACATCTGGAGTGGTTTCTTGTCTTCAGTCATCTTTACCTGAGCAAAATACACCAATTTCAGCTGCAGGTTCTAAACCGCTGGTGGTACCAACTCAAAACTATGCTGTCATGCAGGTGGCTGGTCATGAGGGGACTTTTTCTCTGTTGGCCTTGCCATATGTTGCCCCTGCCCTAACGCAGCAAGTCCAGCAGTCAAATGTGACCCCTTCTGAAAACCTAAAGCTGCCTATCCCTAGGTACCAATCTGTAAGAAATAAATTCCTGAGTGACAAAAAACTGGCACAAATCTCTGTTTCGGGTGCACATAACAAGATTCCTACCAAAGCATTGATCTCATCACAGACTTCCCCCGTGACTACTTTAACTGAAGACTGTCCCGAAACTCATTCTAGTTCAGATTCAACTGAGCAAGTGATGCTAACAGACAGTGACTCAGCTGAAATGACGGTTGCTGCATtagtaaataaaagcaattgtGTGGAATCTGGATGTCCTTTAgtgaacaaaactgaaattgctAACGGTAGTGTTTCTGGACCATCTGTAGTTAAAGACTCTTTATCCAAGCAGGCAAGTACAATTAATCCCATGAAACTAAGTCTACACTCTGTGAAGACAGCATCTGAAACCACAAGAGAGTCATTCATAACGTCtgagaaactgaaggaaaaccCCACGAATTCTGCAAATTCTGTTGCTGTCCTGTCACCAGCAGTTTTTGGCAGTACAGTACAGATGACTCCATTGGCACCAAAAGGAAAACTTCCTATTTTGCCTTACTCGAGGATGAAAAATTCAGTGTTCTGTAAATTTAAGCAGAATACTAATGTTACAGATGTATCTGGTCCTTCACTAAGAtctgaatgtgaaaaaataCCATCTTTGGCGAAAACCTTTCATGTTCCTACTAAAGCATCTGATAAGCGGTTAGCTGTATCATTTATACAAGTCCCCAAACAAACCGTTCGAGAAAGTACTTTCTCTCCATCCAATAAAGTGGATGTCGACAGTCTTAAAAAATTGAACAGTGCAGCCTCTAAAAGAAGAGGCAGGAAGAGAAGAGCCCCAGATGATTTATTGGCTTTTCAGACCAAGCGAAGGAAATGCATCATTAATAAGTttagagaaggaagagagagggcGAAAGTTGATCTTCAGCCACCTGAAGacaaaaaagcagaggcagtgaAAAAATACCGTAGTATTAGGCCAAAGCCAGTGGTAGTTGTGCAGGCTTTTGCACCACTGACTGCTGCAGCAATAGTAGAGACACCGTCTCCTGAGCAATTAGACCAAGATATTGTTTTAAATAGTTCACTtcctaataaatatttaagttacAAGCAGAGTGATGCTACATCGGTTAAATCAAGTGATTTAAGTAGAAGTGCATCTTCAGCTGTACCTAAGCCATCACATAAATGTCATGTTTGTAACCATATCTTCCAGTTTAAACATCATCTTCAGGACCACATGaacacacatacaaacaaaCGGCCTTACAGTTGTCGAATTTGCCGGAAAGCATATATTCATTCTGGAAGCCTGAGCACGCATATGAAACTTCACCACAACGAAGGCAAACCCAAAAAGCTTGTGTGCTGTGAATTCTGTGCTAAAGTTTTTGGCCATGCAAAAGTGTATTTTGGCCACCTCAGAGAAGTGCACAGGGTGGTTATCAGCACAGAGCCCTCCAGTAGCGAGCAACAGCTGCAAGATGCTTTAAAGAAGAGAGACACAAATAtaaaagaggcagaagaagcaACAGAGAG ggGAAATAAGTGCAATTTTGAGGACCTATTCCATAACCCAGGAGAAGTCAAATTACAGATCAAATGTGGTCGATGCCAGTTTATTGCACAGTCTTTTGGTGAAATGAAGTTTCACTTATTGTGCTCTCATGGAGAAGAGATCCAGGGAAGAGTAAAGGAAGGGGTTTTGCAAGGAAATAGAGGAGCTAAGGGGGAACTGATCAAACATGCAACCCACTTCTGGAAACAGTGCAATGAGAGAAGACATTTAGCAAAATGCAGTGCCCGTGAGGAGGAGTTTTATACTTTTCCAAAGCTGAAAAGACAGATATACTTTCACCATCAAAATAATGTCGATATGTTATCTAGAAATGAACTGACTCAGTCAGGAAGCGGTGAAGCAGCCAAGGAGATGCAAAATGTAGGTTTTGgtacacaaagcaaaaaaatagaaatttggTCTAAAGCGGGCTATAACTGCATTTTGTGCAAACAgttatttggaagaaaagaggatCTTTGTAATCATTGGCAGAGTCGTCATAACTGTGAAGACCCTTCCACTTTATGGACAATTTTTAGTTTGTTATCAAAACAAGGAATTATTGAACTTTCTAGTAGTGGTGAATATTGA
- the ZNF438 gene encoding zinc finger protein 438 isoform X2: protein MQNPLTVSADKHKSPSDIIRSFQKKSQLRTIAPKVVPKMLTSGVVSCLQSSLPEQNTPISAAGSKPLVVPTQNYAVMQVAGHEGTFSLLALPYVAPALTQQVQQSNVTPSENLKLPIPRYQSVRNKFLSDKKLAQISVSGAHNKIPTKALISSQTSPVTTLTEDCPETHSSSDSTEQVMLTDSDSAEMTVAALVNKSNCVESGCPLVNKTEIANGSVSGPSVVKDSLSKQASTINPMKLSLHSVKTASETTRESFITSEKLKENPTNSANSVAVLSPAVFGSTVQMTPLAPKGKLPILPYSRMKNSVFCKFKQNTNVTDVSGPSLRSECEKIPSLAKTFHVPTKASDKRLAVSFIQVPKQTVRESTFSPSNKVDVDSLKKLNSAASKRRGRKRRAPDDLLAFQTKRRKCIINKFREGRERAKVDLQPPEDKKAEAVKKYRSIRPKPVVVVQAFAPLTAAAIVETPSPEQLDQDIVLNSSLPNKYLSYKQSDATSVKSSDLSRSASSAVPKPSHKCHVCNHIFQFKHHLQDHMNTHTNKRPYSCRICRKAYIHSGSLSTHMKLHHNEGKPKKLVCCEFCAKVFGHAKVYFGHLREVHRVVISTEPSSSEQQLQDALKKRDTNIKEAEEATERGNKCNFEDLFHNPGEVKLQIKCGRCQFIAQSFGEMKFHLLCSHGEEIQGRVKEGVLQGNRGAKGELIKHATHFWKQCNERRHLAKCSAREEEFYTFPKLKRQIYFHHQNNVDMLSRNELTQSGSGEAAKEMQNVGFGTQSKKIEIWSKAGYNCILCKQLFGRKEDLCNHWQSRHNCEDPSTLWTIFSLLSKQGIIELSSSGEY from the exons ATAAACACAAATCCCCTTCAGATATAATACgaagttttcagaagaaaagtcaGCTTAGGACCATTGCTCCAAAAGTGGTACCAAAAATGTTAACATCTGGAGTGGTTTCTTGTCTTCAGTCATCTTTACCTGAGCAAAATACACCAATTTCAGCTGCAGGTTCTAAACCGCTGGTGGTACCAACTCAAAACTATGCTGTCATGCAGGTGGCTGGTCATGAGGGGACTTTTTCTCTGTTGGCCTTGCCATATGTTGCCCCTGCCCTAACGCAGCAAGTCCAGCAGTCAAATGTGACCCCTTCTGAAAACCTAAAGCTGCCTATCCCTAGGTACCAATCTGTAAGAAATAAATTCCTGAGTGACAAAAAACTGGCACAAATCTCTGTTTCGGGTGCACATAACAAGATTCCTACCAAAGCATTGATCTCATCACAGACTTCCCCCGTGACTACTTTAACTGAAGACTGTCCCGAAACTCATTCTAGTTCAGATTCAACTGAGCAAGTGATGCTAACAGACAGTGACTCAGCTGAAATGACGGTTGCTGCATtagtaaataaaagcaattgtGTGGAATCTGGATGTCCTTTAgtgaacaaaactgaaattgctAACGGTAGTGTTTCTGGACCATCTGTAGTTAAAGACTCTTTATCCAAGCAGGCAAGTACAATTAATCCCATGAAACTAAGTCTACACTCTGTGAAGACAGCATCTGAAACCACAAGAGAGTCATTCATAACGTCtgagaaactgaaggaaaaccCCACGAATTCTGCAAATTCTGTTGCTGTCCTGTCACCAGCAGTTTTTGGCAGTACAGTACAGATGACTCCATTGGCACCAAAAGGAAAACTTCCTATTTTGCCTTACTCGAGGATGAAAAATTCAGTGTTCTGTAAATTTAAGCAGAATACTAATGTTACAGATGTATCTGGTCCTTCACTAAGAtctgaatgtgaaaaaataCCATCTTTGGCGAAAACCTTTCATGTTCCTACTAAAGCATCTGATAAGCGGTTAGCTGTATCATTTATACAAGTCCCCAAACAAACCGTTCGAGAAAGTACTTTCTCTCCATCCAATAAAGTGGATGTCGACAGTCTTAAAAAATTGAACAGTGCAGCCTCTAAAAGAAGAGGCAGGAAGAGAAGAGCCCCAGATGATTTATTGGCTTTTCAGACCAAGCGAAGGAAATGCATCATTAATAAGTttagagaaggaagagagagggcGAAAGTTGATCTTCAGCCACCTGAAGacaaaaaagcagaggcagtgaAAAAATACCGTAGTATTAGGCCAAAGCCAGTGGTAGTTGTGCAGGCTTTTGCACCACTGACTGCTGCAGCAATAGTAGAGACACCGTCTCCTGAGCAATTAGACCAAGATATTGTTTTAAATAGTTCACTtcctaataaatatttaagttacAAGCAGAGTGATGCTACATCGGTTAAATCAAGTGATTTAAGTAGAAGTGCATCTTCAGCTGTACCTAAGCCATCACATAAATGTCATGTTTGTAACCATATCTTCCAGTTTAAACATCATCTTCAGGACCACATGaacacacatacaaacaaaCGGCCTTACAGTTGTCGAATTTGCCGGAAAGCATATATTCATTCTGGAAGCCTGAGCACGCATATGAAACTTCACCACAACGAAGGCAAACCCAAAAAGCTTGTGTGCTGTGAATTCTGTGCTAAAGTTTTTGGCCATGCAAAAGTGTATTTTGGCCACCTCAGAGAAGTGCACAGGGTGGTTATCAGCACAGAGCCCTCCAGTAGCGAGCAACAGCTGCAAGATGCTTTAAAGAAGAGAGACACAAATAtaaaagaggcagaagaagcaACAGAGAG ggGAAATAAGTGCAATTTTGAGGACCTATTCCATAACCCAGGAGAAGTCAAATTACAGATCAAATGTGGTCGATGCCAGTTTATTGCACAGTCTTTTGGTGAAATGAAGTTTCACTTATTGTGCTCTCATGGAGAAGAGATCCAGGGAAGAGTAAAGGAAGGGGTTTTGCAAGGAAATAGAGGAGCTAAGGGGGAACTGATCAAACATGCAACCCACTTCTGGAAACAGTGCAATGAGAGAAGACATTTAGCAAAATGCAGTGCCCGTGAGGAGGAGTTTTATACTTTTCCAAAGCTGAAAAGACAGATATACTTTCACCATCAAAATAATGTCGATATGTTATCTAGAAATGAACTGACTCAGTCAGGAAGCGGTGAAGCAGCCAAGGAGATGCAAAATGTAGGTTTTGgtacacaaagcaaaaaaatagaaatttggTCTAAAGCGGGCTATAACTGCATTTTGTGCAAACAgttatttggaagaaaagaggatCTTTGTAATCATTGGCAGAGTCGTCATAACTGTGAAGACCCTTCCACTTTATGGACAATTTTTAGTTTGTTATCAAAACAAGGAATTATTGAACTTTCTAGTAGTGGTGAATATTGA
- the ZNF438 gene encoding zinc finger protein 438 isoform X1, with amino-acid sequence MQNPLTVSAGGVFLHANPAEKHCVQQSMLGQQKQETCAGKTVSTDKHKSPSDIIRSFQKKSQLRTIAPKVVPKMLTSGVVSCLQSSLPEQNTPISAAGSKPLVVPTQNYAVMQVAGHEGTFSLLALPYVAPALTQQVQQSNVTPSENLKLPIPRYQSVRNKFLSDKKLAQISVSGAHNKIPTKALISSQTSPVTTLTEDCPETHSSSDSTEQVMLTDSDSAEMTVAALVNKSNCVESGCPLVNKTEIANGSVSGPSVVKDSLSKQASTINPMKLSLHSVKTASETTRESFITSEKLKENPTNSANSVAVLSPAVFGSTVQMTPLAPKGKLPILPYSRMKNSVFCKFKQNTNVTDVSGPSLRSECEKIPSLAKTFHVPTKASDKRLAVSFIQVPKQTVRESTFSPSNKVDVDSLKKLNSAASKRRGRKRRAPDDLLAFQTKRRKCIINKFREGRERAKVDLQPPEDKKAEAVKKYRSIRPKPVVVVQAFAPLTAAAIVETPSPEQLDQDIVLNSSLPNKYLSYKQSDATSVKSSDLSRSASSAVPKPSHKCHVCNHIFQFKHHLQDHMNTHTNKRPYSCRICRKAYIHSGSLSTHMKLHHNEGKPKKLVCCEFCAKVFGHAKVYFGHLREVHRVVISTEPSSSEQQLQDALKKRDTNIKEAEEATERGNKCNFEDLFHNPGEVKLQIKCGRCQFIAQSFGEMKFHLLCSHGEEIQGRVKEGVLQGNRGAKGELIKHATHFWKQCNERRHLAKCSAREEEFYTFPKLKRQIYFHHQNNVDMLSRNELTQSGSGEAAKEMQNVGFGTQSKKIEIWSKAGYNCILCKQLFGRKEDLCNHWQSRHNCEDPSTLWTIFSLLSKQGIIELSSSGEY; translated from the exons GTGGTGTTTTTTTGCATGCTAATCCTGCAGAGAAACATTGTGTCCAACAAAGTATGCTGGGTCAGCAAAAACAAGAAACTTGTGCTGGAAAGACAGTATCCACAG ATAAACACAAATCCCCTTCAGATATAATACgaagttttcagaagaaaagtcaGCTTAGGACCATTGCTCCAAAAGTGGTACCAAAAATGTTAACATCTGGAGTGGTTTCTTGTCTTCAGTCATCTTTACCTGAGCAAAATACACCAATTTCAGCTGCAGGTTCTAAACCGCTGGTGGTACCAACTCAAAACTATGCTGTCATGCAGGTGGCTGGTCATGAGGGGACTTTTTCTCTGTTGGCCTTGCCATATGTTGCCCCTGCCCTAACGCAGCAAGTCCAGCAGTCAAATGTGACCCCTTCTGAAAACCTAAAGCTGCCTATCCCTAGGTACCAATCTGTAAGAAATAAATTCCTGAGTGACAAAAAACTGGCACAAATCTCTGTTTCGGGTGCACATAACAAGATTCCTACCAAAGCATTGATCTCATCACAGACTTCCCCCGTGACTACTTTAACTGAAGACTGTCCCGAAACTCATTCTAGTTCAGATTCAACTGAGCAAGTGATGCTAACAGACAGTGACTCAGCTGAAATGACGGTTGCTGCATtagtaaataaaagcaattgtGTGGAATCTGGATGTCCTTTAgtgaacaaaactgaaattgctAACGGTAGTGTTTCTGGACCATCTGTAGTTAAAGACTCTTTATCCAAGCAGGCAAGTACAATTAATCCCATGAAACTAAGTCTACACTCTGTGAAGACAGCATCTGAAACCACAAGAGAGTCATTCATAACGTCtgagaaactgaaggaaaaccCCACGAATTCTGCAAATTCTGTTGCTGTCCTGTCACCAGCAGTTTTTGGCAGTACAGTACAGATGACTCCATTGGCACCAAAAGGAAAACTTCCTATTTTGCCTTACTCGAGGATGAAAAATTCAGTGTTCTGTAAATTTAAGCAGAATACTAATGTTACAGATGTATCTGGTCCTTCACTAAGAtctgaatgtgaaaaaataCCATCTTTGGCGAAAACCTTTCATGTTCCTACTAAAGCATCTGATAAGCGGTTAGCTGTATCATTTATACAAGTCCCCAAACAAACCGTTCGAGAAAGTACTTTCTCTCCATCCAATAAAGTGGATGTCGACAGTCTTAAAAAATTGAACAGTGCAGCCTCTAAAAGAAGAGGCAGGAAGAGAAGAGCCCCAGATGATTTATTGGCTTTTCAGACCAAGCGAAGGAAATGCATCATTAATAAGTttagagaaggaagagagagggcGAAAGTTGATCTTCAGCCACCTGAAGacaaaaaagcagaggcagtgaAAAAATACCGTAGTATTAGGCCAAAGCCAGTGGTAGTTGTGCAGGCTTTTGCACCACTGACTGCTGCAGCAATAGTAGAGACACCGTCTCCTGAGCAATTAGACCAAGATATTGTTTTAAATAGTTCACTtcctaataaatatttaagttacAAGCAGAGTGATGCTACATCGGTTAAATCAAGTGATTTAAGTAGAAGTGCATCTTCAGCTGTACCTAAGCCATCACATAAATGTCATGTTTGTAACCATATCTTCCAGTTTAAACATCATCTTCAGGACCACATGaacacacatacaaacaaaCGGCCTTACAGTTGTCGAATTTGCCGGAAAGCATATATTCATTCTGGAAGCCTGAGCACGCATATGAAACTTCACCACAACGAAGGCAAACCCAAAAAGCTTGTGTGCTGTGAATTCTGTGCTAAAGTTTTTGGCCATGCAAAAGTGTATTTTGGCCACCTCAGAGAAGTGCACAGGGTGGTTATCAGCACAGAGCCCTCCAGTAGCGAGCAACAGCTGCAAGATGCTTTAAAGAAGAGAGACACAAATAtaaaagaggcagaagaagcaACAGAGAG ggGAAATAAGTGCAATTTTGAGGACCTATTCCATAACCCAGGAGAAGTCAAATTACAGATCAAATGTGGTCGATGCCAGTTTATTGCACAGTCTTTTGGTGAAATGAAGTTTCACTTATTGTGCTCTCATGGAGAAGAGATCCAGGGAAGAGTAAAGGAAGGGGTTTTGCAAGGAAATAGAGGAGCTAAGGGGGAACTGATCAAACATGCAACCCACTTCTGGAAACAGTGCAATGAGAGAAGACATTTAGCAAAATGCAGTGCCCGTGAGGAGGAGTTTTATACTTTTCCAAAGCTGAAAAGACAGATATACTTTCACCATCAAAATAATGTCGATATGTTATCTAGAAATGAACTGACTCAGTCAGGAAGCGGTGAAGCAGCCAAGGAGATGCAAAATGTAGGTTTTGgtacacaaagcaaaaaaatagaaatttggTCTAAAGCGGGCTATAACTGCATTTTGTGCAAACAgttatttggaagaaaagaggatCTTTGTAATCATTGGCAGAGTCGTCATAACTGTGAAGACCCTTCCACTTTATGGACAATTTTTAGTTTGTTATCAAAACAAGGAATTATTGAACTTTCTAGTAGTGGTGAATATTGA